Proteins from one Desmodus rotundus isolate HL8 chromosome 9, HLdesRot8A.1, whole genome shotgun sequence genomic window:
- the ALKBH5 gene encoding RNA demethylase ALKBH5: MAAASGYTDLREKLKSMTSRDNYKTGSREAAAAAAAAAVAAAAAAAAAAEPYPVSGAKRKYQEDSDPERSDYEEQQLQKEEEARKVKSGIRQMRLFSQDECAKIEARIDEVVSRAEKGLYNEHTVDRAPLRNKYFFGEGYTYGAQLQKRGPGQERLYPPGDVDEIPEWVHQLVIQKLVEHRVIPEGFVNSAVINDYQPGGCIVSHVDPIHIFERPIVSVSFFSDSALCFGCKFQFKPIRVSEPVLSLPVRRGSVTVLSGYAADEITHCIRPQDIKERRAVIILRKTRLDAPRLETKSLSSSVLPPSYASDRLSGNNRDPALKPKRSHRKADPDAAHRPRILEMDKEENRRSVLLPAHRRRGSLSSENYWRKSYESGEDCSEAAGSPTRKVKMRRH; encoded by the exons ATGGCGGCCGCCAGCGGTTATACGGACCTGCGTGAAAAGCTCAAGTCCATGACGTCCCGGGACAACTATAAGACGGGTAGCCGGGAGGCAGCGGCGGCAGCGGCCGCCGCCGCTGTGGCGGCCGCCGCCGCGGCCGCGGCTGCCGCCGAGCCTTACCCGGTGTCCGGGGCCAAGCGCAAGTACCAGGAAGACTCGGACCCGGAGCGCAGCGACTATGAGGAGCAGCAgctgcagaaggaggaggaggcgcGCAAGGTGAAGAGCGGCATCCGGCAGATGCGCCTCTTCAGCCAGGACGAGTGCGCCAAGATCGAGGCCCGCATCGACGAGGTGGTGTCCCGCGCGGAAAAGGGCCTGTACAATGAGCACACGGTGGACCGCGCTCCACTGCGCAACAAGTACTTCTTCGGCGAGGGCTACACCTATGGCGCCCAGCTGCAGAAGCGTGGGCCCGGCCAGGAGCGCCTCTACCCGCCAGGCGACGTGGACGAGATCCCCGAGTGGGTGCACCAGCTGGTGATCCAGAAGCTGGTAGAGCACCGAGTCATTCCCGAGGGCTTCGTCAACAGTGCCGTCATCAACGACTACCAGCCCGGTGGCTGCATCGTGTCCCACGTGGACCCCATCCATATCTTCGAGCGCCCCATCGTGTCTGTGTCCTTCTTTAGCGACTCCGCGCTCTGCTTCGGCTGCAAGTTCCAGTTCAAGCCTATTCGGGTGTCGGAACCTGTGCTTTCCCTGCCAGTGCGCAGGGGCAGCGTGACTGTGCTCAG TGGATATGCTGCTGATGAAATCACTCACTGCATACGGCCTCAGGACATCAAGGAGCGCAGAGCGGTCATCATCCTCAGGAA GACTAGATTAGACGCGCCCCGGCTGGAGACAAAGTCCCTCAGCAGCTCTGTATTACCACCCAGCTATGCTTCAGATCGCCTATCAGGAAACAACAGGGACCCTGCTCTGAAACCCAAGCGGTCCCACCGCAAGGCAGACCCTGATGCTGCTCACAG GCCTAGAATCCTGGAGATGGACAAGGAGGAGAACCGGCGCTCAGTGCTACTGCCCGCGCACCGGCGGAGGGGGAGCCTCAGCTCTGAGAACTACTGGCGCAAGTCCTACGAGTCTGGGGAGGACTGCTCAGAGGCTGCAGGCAGCCCCACCCGGAAAGTGAAGATGCGGAGGCACTGA